The Propionispora vibrioides genomic interval TTATATACCTATTACCAGACAGTCTCCTGGATAATCCTATAGTTCCTGTTTAGTAGAACAAATACCCTGTTTATGCCATACAATTTACCCAGTTTCTTACAGGTAACATAATAACCTTTTGTTACTAAAGGGACATCGCCCAACTCTATCTATAATACGATAAAATTCTGCCAAATCCTTCATAATCATACATTTTTCCCACAACTAGGAACTACAAATATAGACAATGGGATAATCACAATATATTTCTCAGCCTCTACCAATCGTTGAAAAATCTACGTTTACAGCAGAAACCAATGTAACAAAAGGTTATTATGTTACATAAAGGCTTTCCTGTTTACATTTATAACAGGCAAACAGATGCTTCTCATTACACGGCTGCCGGAAAAGTTTTATTCCTTTCCACTCCCTCTAGCAACCGCGCCAGAAAGGTAGGTGAGCGGCTTTTCCAAGCCATATTTACGTATACTTATTGTACTTATATCACCGTATAGTTAGAGGAGGATTCTATGGGTTTCTTTGCCAATTTGAAAGTCCTTTATAAACTTGCCAGCTTAATTGTCGTGGCACTACTTGCTATAAGTTGCATTGGTTATACCGGTTTTTATTATTTAAATCATTCCCATAGCGCCATGACCGCCTTATACCAGGAACGACTGGTTCCGGTGCAGGCAATCGGCGAAATTCGCGATTTGACCCGCAAGGCTAACGGAGCTATTTTAGAGACCATGCTGACCACGGACGATAAAAAAGGTCAGGAGCTCCAGACCACACTGCAGGAAGCGGCCCAAAAGGTCAATGAAAAGTTGCAGTTTATCGAAAAACTACCGCTCGATGACAACGCCCGGGCCCTATTGACCAAGTCCAATACGACACTGAACAAATACCGGGAAGCACGAAAAGAAGTGCTAAGTCTGGCGGCACAGCACAAAAATAACGAGGCCTTCGCGCTATACACCACCCAGGTCGAGCCGCTGGCGCTGGCCTTTATCGGCGACTTGCAAGAGCTCTCTAATTACTATGTTACCCTGTCGGAACAGACCAACAAGGCCAGCGAGGACTATTTCGCCCGGGCCATGATCATTGTTGTGTCTATTTTCCTATTGTCCTGCCTGCTCCTGATCGGCAGCGGAATCGCCATCGCCAAAAACATTACTGTCCCGCTTACGGCTATGGTGGAGCTTTGCCGCACGTTTGCCGCCGGTGATTTTCGCGCCCAGCGGCAAATGGCCCAACGCCGCGATGAGCTGGGGCAGTTGGCGGAGGCGCTGGAACACACCCGCTCCAGCCTGCAGGGCCTGATCGACCAGGTTAGAGCCTCGGTTGAACAGGTAGCCGCTTCTTCGGAAGAGCTAAGCTCCGGCGCCGGACAGTCGGCCCAGGCTGCCAACCAGGTAGCCCTGGCCATCACCGAAGTGGCCAAAGAACTGGAAAACCAGGTAACTGCCGCTAACGAAACCTCGGCCATCACCCAACAGATGTCCGCCGGTATTGAGCAAATTTCCGCCAATACGGCGGAAGCTTCCAACAGTTCGCAGCAGGCTGCCGGCAAGGCCACTCAGGGCGATGCTTCCATTCAGAAAGCCGTGTCTCAAATGCAGCATATCGACAATACTGTAACTACCTTGGCCCGGGTAGTAGCCAAACTGGGGGAACGTTCTAAGGAAATCGGACAAATTGTCGACACCATTTCCGGCATCTCCGGCCAGACCAACCTGCTGGCCCTAAACGCTGCCATTGAGGCGGCGCGGGCCGGTGAGCAGGGCCGCGGGTTCGCGGTTGTTGCCGAAGAAGTACGCAAACTGGCCGAACAGTCTCAGGATGCAGCCAAACAAATCTCAACTTTGATCGGAGAAATCCAGGGAGATACCGAAATGGCGGTTATGGCTATGGAGGAAGGCTCCCGGGAAGTCAAGCTGGGTACGGAAATCGTCAGCACTTCCGGTCAGGTTTTTCAGGAAATTGTCGCAGTCATTCACCAGACTTCCGAACAGGTAACAGAAATCGCCGCTGCCATAGAGCAAATGGCGTCCAGCAGTCAGCAAGTCGCCCTGGCGGCCAAGGAAATCGACACCTTAAGCCGGGCGGCAGCCAGTGAAACGCAGACTGTTTCCGCCGCTACGGAGGAACAACTGGCTTCGATGGAAGAGGTTTCCTCCGCCAGTCAGACGCTGGCCAGGCTGGCCACGAACCTGCAGGGAGAAATCAGCAAATTTCAAATCTAGTTGTTTCCTACTCACCAATAATTTTAATCAATACCCGCTTGTCCCGCTTCCCGTCAAATTCGCCATAAAAAATCTGTTCCCAGGTGCCAAAATCCAGCCTGCCGCCGGTTACGGCAATGACCACTTCCCGTCCCATGACTGTCCGCTTTAAATGGGCATCGGCGTTATCTTCATAACCGTTGTGCCGGTATTGACCGTAGGGTTTTTCAGGCGCCAGCCTTTCCAGCCAGACGTCAAAATCCT includes:
- a CDS encoding methyl-accepting chemotaxis protein, coding for MGFFANLKVLYKLASLIVVALLAISCIGYTGFYYLNHSHSAMTALYQERLVPVQAIGEIRDLTRKANGAILETMLTTDDKKGQELQTTLQEAAQKVNEKLQFIEKLPLDDNARALLTKSNTTLNKYREARKEVLSLAAQHKNNEAFALYTTQVEPLALAFIGDLQELSNYYVTLSEQTNKASEDYFARAMIIVVSIFLLSCLLLIGSGIAIAKNITVPLTAMVELCRTFAAGDFRAQRQMAQRRDELGQLAEALEHTRSSLQGLIDQVRASVEQVAASSEELSSGAGQSAQAANQVALAITEVAKELENQVTAANETSAITQQMSAGIEQISANTAEASNSSQQAAGKATQGDASIQKAVSQMQHIDNTVTTLARVVAKLGERSKEIGQIVDTISGISGQTNLLALNAAIEAARAGEQGRGFAVVAEEVRKLAEQSQDAAKQISTLIGEIQGDTEMAVMAMEEGSREVKLGTEIVSTSGQVFQEIVAVIHQTSEQVTEIAAAIEQMASSSQQVALAAKEIDTLSRAAASETQTVSAATEEQLASMEEVSSASQTLARLATNLQGEISKFQI
- a CDS encoding secondary thiamine-phosphate synthase enzyme YjbQ translates to MKHHRKELTFHIPGRRGFLNITGYVAEALRESGIKEGLLLCNAMNITASVFINDDEPGLHQDFDVWLERLAPEKPYGQYRHNGYEDNADAHLKRTVMGREVVIAVTGGRLDFGTWEQIFYGEFDGKRDKRVLIKIIGE